From Kaistella polysaccharea:
TTCGGCCTTGATTTTCAAAATAAATATCAACTTATTTCAGTTCTCTTTTTAAAAATTTCGCAGTTAAAGATTTTTTTGAACGGGAAACTTCTTCTGGTGTTCCTTTCGCAATAATTTCGCCACCGCGGTAACCACCTTCTGGTCCAATATCGATGATATGATCTGCCAATTTCATGACATCTAAATTATGCTCAATAATAATGAAAGAATTTCCTAAATCAACGAGTTTGTTAATAGCTTCCATTAATACTTTTACATCTTCAAAATGCAATCCTGTTGTCGGTTCATCGAGAATATACAGGGTGTTTCCAGTTTGTCTTTTCGATAATTCTGTGGCGAGTTTTATACGCTGAGCTTCTCCTCCACTCAAAGTAGTTGATTGCTGACCGAGTGTTATGTAGCCCAATCCAACATCCTGCATCGTTTTTACTTTGGAGTAAATCTTTGGAATCGGCTGGAAAAATTCAGTAGCTTCATTAATGGTCATTTCCAAAACATCGGAAATAGATTTGCCTTTGTAACGCACTTCTAAAGTTTCCCGGTTAAATCTTTTACCGTTGCATGTTTCACAATGCACGTAAACATCTGGCAGAAAATTCATTTCTATGACTTTCAAACCGCCACCCTGACAGGTTTCACAGCGGCCGCCTTTTACATTAAATGAAAATCGCCCTGCTTTATACCCGCGGATTTTAGATTCCGGAAGCTCTGCAAAAAGATTTCTGATATCCGTAAACATTCCCGTATAAGTTGCGGGATTAGATCGCGGTGTACGGCCAATTGGCGTTTGATCTACATCAACAATCTTGTCTATATTATCAATTCCTTCAATTTTTTTATAAGGCAAAGGATCTTTAACCGCTCTATAAAAATGCTGATTAAGAATGGGATACAAAGTTCCATTGATCAGAGAGGATTTACCGCTTCCCGAAATTCCGGTGACCACAACCAATTTCCCAAGTGGAATTTCTAAGTTTACATTTTTAAGATTATTTCCTGTAGCACCTTTTAAAATTAAAGATTTCCCGTTTCCTTCGCGGCGCTCGTCGGGAACTTCAATTTTCCGACGTCCCGTAATATAGTCGGCAGTAATGGTATCTGCGTTTAGTAAATCTTTGGGTTTTCCCTGCCATAAAATTTCGCCACCAAATTTTCCGGCGCGCGGACCAATATCCAAAACTTCATCGGCCTCCATAATCATGTCTTTGTCGTGTTCTACAACAATTACCGAATTACCGATATCACGAAGATTTTTCAGCGAAGCGATGAGTCTTTCGTTATCTCGTTGGTGTAATCCAATAGAAGGTTCATCTAAAATATAGAGCACATTTACCAATTGAGAGCCAATTTGTGTAGCCAAACGAATCCGCTGAGATTCGCCGCCAGACAAGGTGCGCGAGCTTCTACTTAAACTCAGATAATCCAGACCGACATCAAGAAGGAACTGCAGTCGAGTTTTAATTTCTTTTAAAATCTCATGGGCAATAATTTTATTGTTTTTACTGAATTTATCTTCGACCTGAATTAACCAATCTTTCAAATCTGCCAAAGAAAGGGCATTAATTTCAGCGATATTTTTACCATCGATTTTAAAACTCAAACTAGAAGCTTGCAATCGAGTGCCGTGACAGTCGGGACAAATTTCTTCGGTGGTGAAATGACGTTCGAGCAAGATCGCATCGTAGCTTTCTTTGTCATCGATCATATCATTAATTAAAGCAATAAGCCCATCGAAATTAACTTTAATCTTTTTGTTAATTCCCGCATATTTTAAATCTTTATTAAATTCTTTGTGACAGCCGTTGTACATATAATCCAAAGCTTCTGCAGGAATATCTTTCATAGGTGTCGTTAGGGAAAGTCCGAATATTTCTAAAATATTTTTAATCTGTCCCAAAATCCATTTGTTGGATTTTATATCTTCTAAAGGCAATAATCCCCCTTGATTAATAGAAAGTTTCGGATTGTCGACAAAATAATCGGTATTTACTTTTTTTACGGTTCCTAAACCTTTACAATACGGACAACTTCCTTTTGGGGAATTGAAGGAAAACGTATTGGGCTCCGGCAAAGCCAGCGAGTGTCCCGTATCAGCATCCATTAAATTCTTAGAAAAATATTCAATATTTTCAGTTCCCAATTTTTGAATACCTACAATACCTTCGCCCATTTGCAGGGCTGTTTTCAAGGATTTCTCCATTCTATTTTCGGAGGCACTTTCACCGATAATCCATCGATCAATGACAATATCAATATCATGGGTTTTATAACGGTCGAGTTTTAAATCATATTCAATATCCTGAATTTCGCCATCAATTCTTGCCTGACCATATCCTTTTTTTGCCATCTGAACAAAAAGCTCGTGATAATGACCTTTCCTGGAACGGACAACCGGAGCCAAAAGCATTACTTTTTCTGCCTTGTAATTATTTTTAATGGCTTCTAGAATCTGTTCTTCGGTATAACTTACGAGCCGTAACCCAGAAGTTAATGAATAAGCATCGGAAACGCGGGCAAAAAGAAGCCGTAAAAAGTCATACAGTTCGGTAACCGTTCCTACTGTAGAACGCGGATTTTTATTGGTTGTTTTTTGTTCGATGGCAATTACTGGGGAAAGTCCGTCGATTTTATCAACGTCAGGTCTTTCTAAACCACCGAGAAACTGCCGGGCATATGCTGAAAAAGTCTCAATATACCGTCGCTGACCTTCCGCAAAAATAGTATCGAAGGCCAAGGATGACTTTCCGCTCCCCGAAAGACCGGTAATAACGACCAACTCATTACGCGGAATTTTAACATTAATATTTTTTAAATTGTGTTCACGAGCGCCGTAAACTTCTATATATTCTTTGCTTTCTTTCATTGATTTGCTCTGAAATTTCAATTTTCAGAATTCTGCAAAAATACGGATTTTTTAGAGGATTACCATCTTACCCTAATTCTATCATTTTTAAACGGAAGAGCAATTGGTGACATAAAACAGCATTAAATATTCTATTAAAAAATTGATTTCCACTAAATTTGACTGATTAAAACAATAGATATGAGCTTCCCAACCGATCTTGAAATTGCAGAATCTGCGAACATCCAACTAATCAAAAACATTGCCGATAAACTAAATATCGATCATGATGATTTAGAATATTACGGAAAATATAAAGCGAAGATCCCCTTAAAATACATCGATCCTGAAAAGATTAAAAAGTCGAAATTAATTTTGGTTACCGCCATTAATCCTACACCTGCGGGAGAAGGGAAAACTACAGTTTCTGTGGGTTTAAATGATGGTCTAAATAAAATCGGTAAAAAAGCAATCGCAGTTTTGCGTGAACCTTCGCTTGGGCCTGTTTTCGGTGTTAAAGGTGGCGCAGCTGGTGGTGGCTATGCACAACTCATTCCCATGGTGGATATTAATCTTCATTTTACGGGAGATTTTTCCGCAATTGAGAAAGCCAACAATTTACTTTCTGCCTTAATTGATAATAATTTACAAAACAGAAAGTTTTCTCTAAATATCGACCCGCGAACCATCGTTTGGAAACGCGTAATGGATATGAATGACCGATCACTACGAAATATTGTCGTTGGCTTAGGTGGATCCAACAATGGAATTACACGCGAAGAAGGTTTTAATATAACACCTGCAAGTGAAGTAATGGCAATCTTGTGCTTAAGCAGTGATTTTGAAGATTTAAAAAATCGGTTAGGAAATATTTTTGTGGGTTACACTTTCGACAAAAAACCAATTTTTGCGCGTGATTTAAAAGCGGAAAACGCCATGGCTATTTTATTAAAGGATGCTATTAAACCCAATTTAGTACAAACTTTGGAAGGGAATCCTGCAATTCTTCATGGCGGACCATTTGCAAATATTGCCCAAGGAACCAATACAATTATCGCGACACAAGCAGGTTTATCATTAGCAGACTATGTGGTAACGGAGGCTGGATTTGGCGCTGATTTGGGTGCAGAGAAATTCCTGCATATCAAATGTCATTATGGCAAAATGAAGCCAGATGCATACGTGATCGTTGCGACAATTCGTGCCTTACGATATCATGGCGGCGCGAAAAAAGGAGAATATGAACATCCAAACTTACCATTCCTGAAAAACGGATTTGAAAATCTGGAAAAACATATCGAAAATGCACTGAAATTTGGAATGCAGCCTATCGTTGCTATTAATCATTTCGCCACCGATTCTCAGGAAGAGATTGATTATTTGATTCATGAATGTGCAAAACTAAATGTGAAAGCGATTGTTGCAGATGAATTTACAAAAGGCGGCGACGGAATGACAGAACTTGCTGAAGAAGTGGTACGTTGCGCTGCCCATTGTGGTAATGATTTCAAACCGTTATATAACGTGGAAGATTCTGTGGAGCATAAAATTGAAACGATTGCAAAAGAAGTTTATGGTGGCGATTCAGTGGTTTATTCCCAAAAAGCAAAAAACCAGTTGAAAACAATTTACGAACTAAATTTCGACAAAATGCCGATTTGCATGGCGAAAACCCAGAAGTCTCTAAGTGACGACGAGACTAAAATTGGTCGACCTTCTAATTTTAAAATCACCGTCCGTGAGTTTGAATTCGCCGCCGGTGCGGGATTCATCATCCCGGTTTTGGGTGATATGATGAGAATGCCAGGCCTGCCAAATGTTCCAGCAGCAGAAGGAATGTTTATTGATAAAAACGGAAAAATTACGGGATTGAGTTAAAATTTAGATCTATCAAAAACGGACAAATTTTCTTTAAACATAAAACAAATCTGGTTTCCAGCGTGAATTGCGCCCCGGATTGCAACGGAAATCCCGGAACAAGCGCAGGGAAAGTAAAGGCGTGAGGAATTGCAGTGGAAAGCCGGAAATGTGCGCCATAAAAAAAGAGTTACAAATTAATGCAACTCTTTTTTTGTGGAGGATATCGGGATCGAACCGACCACCTCTTGACTGCCAGTCAAACGCTCTAGCCAGATGAGCTAATCCCCCAAGAAAATCTAAATTTTAAATGCTGATTTTTAGATTGAGATCCTAAATTTTAGTTTTTAAAGTTTGAATTTTAGATTTGCAATGATACAAATTTTTGTGATTCAAAAGCAACAGTGTGCACGATTATTTTTTCTCCGCGACAAGGGAGAATAAAAGCGGAAGTTTATTTCCAAATTTTTTTATTTGATATTTTCCTGTTTCAGTTTCTGCCATATCACGGAAACATGGATAGGGCGAATAATTATATTCCTGAAAAGACTTTAGTTCCAGATTTTCATTGAGTAGGCTGGTCAAAACTTCCGCGGTCGGATGATTCCAGCCAACTTCTTCATTTTTTAAATCTGCATTGTGGTCTGCGTAAGTTCCTTCGTTGGTTTCCGTGATTGCGCCCTCGTTAAAATAACTGTACTGAACAAAAGTAAAGTCATTATTGTACATCCAAACAACGGGATGAAATTCTACAAAAATCAATTTGCCACCAGGTTTTAAAAAGTGGTTGATGACTTCGGCCCATTTTTGCAAATCGGGAAGCCAACCAATTGCGCCGTAACTGGTATAGACAATGTCAAATTTTTGATGCAAAACACTTGGCAAATCATAAACATCTGAAATGATGAATTGGGTATCTGTTCCGCATTTTTTTGCTAAATCATTTGCTGCTTCAATCGCTTTATCAGACAAATCAATTCCGGTGACTTTTGCGCCCAATCGGGAAAGCGAAATAGAATCCTGCCCAAAATGACATTGCAGATGCAAGATTTCTTTTCCTTTGATATCTCCTAAAAGATCCAGTTCAATTGAATTTAAAGAGTTTCTACCTTTTATAAATTCATCTACGAAATAGAAGTCAGATTTTAAATGCGAATCTACTTTTGCATTCCATAATTTGCGGTTGATGTCGAGATAGTTTTCCATGAGAGGTTTTCCGTAAAAATAGAATTTTAAAAACAAATTTTGGATGACCAATTTCAAGTACAAATGTTTGCTTCTTAATATCTATATTAGCACTCAATCATTTGGGACAAAATAATAAGTGTCAACTTGCCGAAATTTAATTTACTATCAATGAAAAAATCTTTATTCCTATTTTTGATGGTTATTTTAAATTGGCAATGAACTGTTGTCACAAAAACCGAAGTTTATCTTTGTAACAGCGATGGTGGCAAAAAATACCATTATTCAAAAAACTGCAGAGGATTGTCTAATTGCAATGCGCAAATCATCAAGGTAAGTCTTCAAAAAGCACAGACTTTAGGTAAAGATCTTTGTGGCTGGGAAGATTAATTCTCCATTATTTCCAAATTAAAAATAAAGTTCCAGCGATGATTAAACAAACACCAACTGCTGTTTTCCAGGTTAACGTTTCCCCTAAAAATACGACGGCAAAGATTATGGTTAAAGCCAAACTGAGTTTATCGATTCCGGCAACTTTTGATACTTCACCCATTTGCAAAGCTTTAAAATAGAACACCCAGGAAAGTCCCGTTGCGAATCCAGAGATGGTGAGAAAAATCCAGTTTCGGGAAGATAATTCGCCGATTCCTTTATATTCATTTCGGAAGAGAACAATCATCCAGATCATGACCAAAACTACAACCGTTCGAATGGCAGTGGCTAAATTCGAGTTTACATTTTCTACGCCGACTTTAGCGAAAATCGCGGTTAGTGCAGCAAAGAAAGCCGAAAGTAAAGCGTAAATCCACCACATGTTTTTAAGTTATTAATTGTAATTAAAATCCAGTTTTGATAACAATGAAAAATTTAAACGCAAAAATTAATTCGTAAAATTATGTATTTCATACTTTCTTACGCGCAACGCTGTTTGACTTCTCAGAATCTTCGATCTCACTTACCAAAGATAGTATTAAACCGTGTCAAGGCTTAGAACCTTGACACGGTTAATTCTCGATTATCCCAGAAACTCTTCGGTCGTCTGAATAATCTGTTCTCCCGTTTTCAGATTCTTAATGGTAATTTTTCCTTCTGAAATTTCCTGGTCGCCATAGAAAACCAAGTTTGGAATTCCTTTCTTTTCTGCATAGGTAAATTGCTTTTTCAGCTTTGCAGATTCTGGATAGAGTTCTGCAGAAATTCCGTTTGCACGAAGTTGACCAATAATTTTCATTGCGGCCGACGATTCGGTTTCACCATAGTTAGCGAATAAATATTGAACTGTTTTTACAGAATCTTCGGGAAATAAACAAAGTTCTTCCATCACCAAATAAATGCGATCCAGTCCAAATGAAATTCCAATTCCGGGAATATCTTTTACGCCGAAAACTTCGGTTAAGTTATCATATCGTCCACCGCCACCAATGGAACCCATGGCAACATCTGTGGCTTTTACTTCGAAAATAGCTCCAGTATAGTAATCGAGTCCTCTGGCTAAAGTAATATCGAATTTCAAACTCTCTTCTGAGATTCCTAATTCAAAAGATTGGGTCAATACAAATTCCAACTCTTCTACTCCACTTGTTCCAACTTCGTTACCTTGAAATTTCTCTTTTAATTGAGATAAATTCTCAAGCGCATTTTCACTTTGGGTAAAAAGAAAATCCAATTTATCGATTGAATCTTGGTTGATATTTTTTTCTAACAATTCTTTAACAACGCCTTCTTTACCAATTTTATCGAGTTTGTCCAATGCAACAGTAAAGTCAATCAGTTGGTCAGAAATTCCAGCAAATTCTGCCAATCCAGAAAGAATCTTTCTATTGTTTAAATGAAGAATGACCTTCACATTTAATTCCGAAAACGACTTTATATATAATTGAACCAATTCTACTTCTTGCCACAAACTCACACTTCCGACGACATCGGCGTCACATTGATAAAACTCCCGGAAACGCCCTTTCTGTGGACGATCAGCACGCCAAACTGGCTGGATTTGATATCGTTTAAAAGGGAAAGTCATCTGCCCATGATTCATGGCAACATATCTTGCGAACGGAACGGTTAGGTCGTAACGAAGTGCTTTTTCCGAAATTTGGGAAATCAGTTTTTGCGAATTCTTGGTTGACCAATCTTCATCTTTTGTTTTCGATGCATAATCCCCGGAATTCAGAATCTTAAAAATTAAACGGTCTCCTTCTTCACCATACTTTCCGGTCAAAGTAGAAAGATTTTCGAAACTTGGAGTTTCTAAAGGTTGGAAACCAAACAGTTCAAAATTCTTCTGTAAAATATTGGTAATAAATTTTCTTCGGTAAACTTCTTCCGCAGAAAAATCTCGAGTTCCTTTTGCTAAACTGGGCTTCATATTTGTGCTAAATTTTAGATTTTTTATTGACTGCAGAGTCAAAATAAAAGTAAGACCGCAAAAATACAAAATTATTCATCTAAATTCTTAAAGATGCTTGATCATCCAAAGGTTGCAACCGCTATGTCCCGAATTGCCCAAAGGTTTTTCCAGGTAACTAAAACCCTGCTTTTCATAAATGGAAACTGCGGTAGAAAATTCTGGTAAACTTTCTATATAAATGGATTGGTACCCCGACTTTTTTGCAAACGCAATACTTTCTTCCATTAACTTTTTTCCCAAACCTTTGCCTCGAAAATCTTTACCAATATAGAATTTTACAAGTTCACCACATTTTTCCGGCAAACCTTCAGTGGGAAAAATTCCGCAACAACCGCATAATTTGCCATCTACCTCAGCTACAAATAATGCTGAATTTTCTTCTGTAAACAATTCGTATAAATGATCTGTTGCTGGATCTTCGTAAACAGTTGCTGGCGTCGGAACCTCAAAATCATGAAAGCAACTTCGTATTATTTTTGCTAACAATTGATTATCCGACTTATTAATTTTTCTAATAGTTGTTTCCATCAGATAAATTTAGAAAAATCTTCCTGAATTAATAAAATTAATTAATTACTCTTCACATTAATTTACAGATCCAAAAACCGAAGAAAATTTCTCCGGTTTTTATAAAAATATATTGAGTTTGTGTTTTTAAACTGTTTCTAAAATCTCGATAATTTCTTCACCATAATTTTCAATTTTATGTTTGCCAAAACCTTTAATCTCGAGAAGTTCCTCTTTTTTGGCGGGCTTATACTTTGCGATAGAAAAAAGCTCCTTATTGGTAGCGATGAAATAAACCGGCAA
This genomic window contains:
- a CDS encoding EamA family transporter translates to MWWIYALLSAFFAALTAIFAKVGVENVNSNLATAIRTVVVLVMIWMIVLFRNEYKGIGELSSRNWIFLTISGFATGLSWVFYFKALQMGEVSKVAGIDKLSLALTIIFAVVFLGETLTWKTAVGVCLIIAGTLFLIWK
- the hisS gene encoding histidine--tRNA ligase, whose translation is MKPSLAKGTRDFSAEEVYRRKFITNILQKNFELFGFQPLETPSFENLSTLTGKYGEEGDRLIFKILNSGDYASKTKDEDWSTKNSQKLISQISEKALRYDLTVPFARYVAMNHGQMTFPFKRYQIQPVWRADRPQKGRFREFYQCDADVVGSVSLWQEVELVQLYIKSFSELNVKVILHLNNRKILSGLAEFAGISDQLIDFTVALDKLDKIGKEGVVKELLEKNINQDSIDKLDFLFTQSENALENLSQLKEKFQGNEVGTSGVEELEFVLTQSFELGISEESLKFDITLARGLDYYTGAIFEVKATDVAMGSIGGGGRYDNLTEVFGVKDIPGIGISFGLDRIYLVMEELCLFPEDSVKTVQYLFANYGETESSAAMKIIGQLRANGISAELYPESAKLKKQFTYAEKKGIPNLVFYGDQEISEGKITIKNLKTGEQIIQTTEEFLG
- a CDS encoding class I SAM-dependent methyltransferase; the protein is MENYLDINRKLWNAKVDSHLKSDFYFVDEFIKGRNSLNSIELDLLGDIKGKEILHLQCHFGQDSISLSRLGAKVTGIDLSDKAIEAANDLAKKCGTDTQFIISDVYDLPSVLHQKFDIVYTSYGAIGWLPDLQKWAEVINHFLKPGGKLIFVEFHPVVWMYNNDFTFVQYSYFNEGAITETNEGTYADHNADLKNEEVGWNHPTAEVLTSLLNENLELKSFQEYNYSPYPCFRDMAETETGKYQIKKFGNKLPLLFSLVAEKK
- a CDS encoding GNAT family N-acetyltransferase; this translates as METTIRKINKSDNQLLAKIIRSCFHDFEVPTPATVYEDPATDHLYELFTEENSALFVAEVDGKLCGCCGIFPTEGLPEKCGELVKFYIGKDFRGKGLGKKLMEESIAFAKKSGYQSIYIESLPEFSTAVSIYEKQGFSYLEKPLGNSGHSGCNLWMIKHL
- the uvrA gene encoding excinuclease ABC subunit UvrA — its product is MKESKEYIEVYGAREHNLKNINVKIPRNELVVITGLSGSGKSSLAFDTIFAEGQRRYIETFSAYARQFLGGLERPDVDKIDGLSPVIAIEQKTTNKNPRSTVGTVTELYDFLRLLFARVSDAYSLTSGLRLVSYTEEQILEAIKNNYKAEKVMLLAPVVRSRKGHYHELFVQMAKKGYGQARIDGEIQDIEYDLKLDRYKTHDIDIVIDRWIIGESASENRMEKSLKTALQMGEGIVGIQKLGTENIEYFSKNLMDADTGHSLALPEPNTFSFNSPKGSCPYCKGLGTVKKVNTDYFVDNPKLSINQGGLLPLEDIKSNKWILGQIKNILEIFGLSLTTPMKDIPAEALDYMYNGCHKEFNKDLKYAGINKKIKVNFDGLIALINDMIDDKESYDAILLERHFTTEEICPDCHGTRLQASSLSFKIDGKNIAEINALSLADLKDWLIQVEDKFSKNNKIIAHEILKEIKTRLQFLLDVGLDYLSLSRSSRTLSGGESQRIRLATQIGSQLVNVLYILDEPSIGLHQRDNERLIASLKNLRDIGNSVIVVEHDKDMIMEADEVLDIGPRAGKFGGEILWQGKPKDLLNADTITADYITGRRKIEVPDERREGNGKSLILKGATGNNLKNVNLEIPLGKLVVVTGISGSGKSSLINGTLYPILNQHFYRAVKDPLPYKKIEGIDNIDKIVDVDQTPIGRTPRSNPATYTGMFTDIRNLFAELPESKIRGYKAGRFSFNVKGGRCETCQGGGLKVIEMNFLPDVYVHCETCNGKRFNRETLEVRYKGKSISDVLEMTINEATEFFQPIPKIYSKVKTMQDVGLGYITLGQQSTTLSGGEAQRIKLATELSKRQTGNTLYILDEPTTGLHFEDVKVLMEAINKLVDLGNSFIIIEHNLDVMKLADHIIDIGPEGGYRGGEIIAKGTPEEVSRSKKSLTAKFLKRELK
- a CDS encoding formate--tetrahydrofolate ligase: MSFPTDLEIAESANIQLIKNIADKLNIDHDDLEYYGKYKAKIPLKYIDPEKIKKSKLILVTAINPTPAGEGKTTVSVGLNDGLNKIGKKAIAVLREPSLGPVFGVKGGAAGGGYAQLIPMVDINLHFTGDFSAIEKANNLLSALIDNNLQNRKFSLNIDPRTIVWKRVMDMNDRSLRNIVVGLGGSNNGITREEGFNITPASEVMAILCLSSDFEDLKNRLGNIFVGYTFDKKPIFARDLKAENAMAILLKDAIKPNLVQTLEGNPAILHGGPFANIAQGTNTIIATQAGLSLADYVVTEAGFGADLGAEKFLHIKCHYGKMKPDAYVIVATIRALRYHGGAKKGEYEHPNLPFLKNGFENLEKHIENALKFGMQPIVAINHFATDSQEEIDYLIHECAKLNVKAIVADEFTKGGDGMTELAEEVVRCAAHCGNDFKPLYNVEDSVEHKIETIAKEVYGGDSVVYSQKAKNQLKTIYELNFDKMPICMAKTQKSLSDDETKIGRPSNFKITVREFEFAAGAGFIIPVLGDMMRMPGLPNVPAAEGMFIDKNGKITGLS